The Pyxicephalus adspersus chromosome 1, UCB_Pads_2.0, whole genome shotgun sequence sequence CTTTCCTCTGGTGGGCTCAGAGGCCTGTTTGATACGTGTATGAGCTGTTCTCGCTTTCTGGGATCAGGTCCTTCGTGTATTTGCAGGAACATTGGACATTACCTTTGGGCGAACTTTTCAGATATATTCAGATTAGAcattttttaggcagttttcttAAATGTACAGCAGACTCTCCACTAAAGCTTACGAGTTTTGAATCCTGCTGTTTTCGGGGTTCTAACTCTGCAGGTTTGGTATCTATGATTTACgatttactaataaatatggGTACCTATCCTCTCTCTTATGTTGATAGCTGGGAGACAGATCTAGGCACTAAATTAGATGTGGAGGAATGGCAGAGGATATGGCAGACTATAGCTAACTGCTCTCCAAATGTAAtcatgcaggaaaatgcatacaAGGTACTATTTAGATGGTACTTAACACCAGTAAGAATCGCTAAATTTGCAAATGGGAGTGATCCGTGCTGTTTCAGAGGCTGTAAAGACCTCGGTACTTTtcgccatatatggtgggactgtcccgtggtaaaaaaaactttggatacgGATTTTCAACTATATGCGATCGGTTCTGCATGTGTCTATTAGGAGGGACCCCTGGATGCATTGCTTCACAAATTTGGTTCTACTCTGTCTAGGAGCCAGTGTAAATTGATCTCCTGTATTCTCTTGGCAACTCGTCAAGTGATAGCAGCTGCATGGCGGAAACCCTCTTTAAACTTTCAAGCAGTACTATCCAGATAGTCGGACACtatggtcttagaaaaaatgtctgctgtggcCAGTGACTTTCtgcacaaattttacaaagtttgGACACCTTGGTTGGACCATCATACTGCACCAGGCATAGATCGTAGGCTCTTTCAATTATGATAAATCGATGTGTTTGTTTGTAATGTCAGTCtcgagtacatttttttttggttatccttcttgaataattttagtttatgttgtttgttctgatttttttttaagttctcttACTAATATCATGCTCAATAATGGTATTGCCttctttttcttactgtttttattttggttgttttgtatattttgaaaaatttcaataaaaatatttaaattatttttttaaatatttaatatttaaaaaaaaaagtttgaaacacaatcatgtaaaaaaaaaaatttacttttaataaaattaaataaaaaacacaaaaatcagcttaaacaagaatacatcaataaatcaaaaatactgaaaatgcaataattcggtatactgtgtagtaatatatttttctaaaacacctccctagtgtggtaaatttttaaacagagtccaatgtcacatacctatagaaaaaaccacataaatatattttgtattattttgcattggattggatacaggactttgtattgaatccaatacaaaatatttgaatttcccgctacgacccccatcgacgggcgcatgcacggacatcatcactGAGGGATGCGTACGCGAATGTCGGGTGCTCTAACTCTTTTCGAACCTCAATACTTTcaagcaaaaagtgttaaattttttgcatggaaatttattttagattgtgggctataattcagcgaattactcaataattacttatatttcaccgaattaccgcataaccgaaatatgtccaaaattttataaatttaataataatttttttttttttatataaaacataaaaaaaaaaaaaatattctttaaaaaaatctttaaaaaaaaattgtgtaaaatgtaatgtaattgtacagtagcctatataatatatgtatatacaattatatatatatattatataaagatttctttgtattggactcaatacagcttttttgtacaaaaaatgtacaatgtatgacaatcggtttgcaatataacgttttgtttacatttttaaccacctggtgagaaaagttcaggtttaacactttttgcaagtgtttttaccccgaaccaagtaGGGTTTAACTGCCAGGTGGTTAATCAGCACTGATGTAATCATTTCCTCAGATGAAAAGACTTTTTACAAATTagcattatttgtatttatatacatgtaatctgtaaaaaaaaatgatagagaaTGCCAATGTGGCTTATTGGTCTAGATACTGAATCATGTTACTGAACTTTTATAGCTCTAAAGTACCAACATCACATATACCTAATTGTAACTATCAAGGTAAAGGATAAGTAAATAAATGTACACTGGTTCAATGCCGTACCTTCATTTGCTGTCATTTTGCAAATTCCTCTGCCAAAAGTAAGATTTAAGGAAGTACATGGCAAGGCACtgttataatgtaaaatgtacctGTACCCAGACACAAGCTACTTTCCAAGAAGTCAGTTGGGGGTATGGTAATCTTTGCCCATCGACCATTACTCATGACATTAAGCAGCGTTATACCCCAATGTTTGTGTTGATTATTGTATCACATAAGCCGTGTGACAATTTACACACTGCACATAAAACAATCATTTCCAAATTAACACATACTGCACAGACAAACAACTCACATATAATGCATTACCTGAAAGCTAGTTCCTCAACTTGAAAGTATTTTTCATCCCTCAGGATCTGCACATCTGCCTGCAGCTGTCGCAGAAGACCTTCACTCTCCTGAAGAAACTGAAGAACCTCTTCCTCTTGTTGAGTTTGACCACATTCAATATTAGCCTCAtcctaaaaacaatttaaaaaaaataccaccttAGGGCATTGCAGAAGAAGTACATGTTCATCCTACAGCAGAAGGTAAAGTgaaataaagtgtgtgtgtgtggtgaagGGGAGGGGGGCTACAAAAACAGGGTGGCTGAATAACCAAACATGATATATCTGGAAAGGCCTGTAGAGGGGTCAACGAAATTGCAATCTAATCCCTGCTAAAATATTATTAGCATTCATGTTAAATGTAAATAGTATTACTGAATTTAAAACAAGGTAAAATCCCTCACATGACTGAGCTTTTCCAGAAAATTATATACTAATGAATGCTGAATTCAAACCAAAGtttcaatatatatgtataaatattccATGTATAGGAGCTACAGTATAAATCACACTGTGATTGTCACTTACTGATTGTAGTGTATTATTTGCTAGCGTCAGCTTCTCTTCACAAGTCAAGCAACCATTCTGGATCTTGTTTGCAATGTGCAGGAGCAGTTCAAGTCTGCAGGTGTAGCAAAACAAACCGTTGTTGCTCAAtgttaagtagaaaaataaaatccctGCAAACAAACTAGAAAACCTACCTCTCCACTGCTGGTCGCAGCACTTTCTCCCTCTCCAGCATGGATAGTATAAGTTTTGCCCATAGTTCCTCCACATCATTAGGATGAAAAGATGGAGGGAGATTGATGCGGCCAAATTCAATCCAAGTCTAACAGAGTAAACATatgacaaaaaatgtatgaacGTATTTCATTTGAAGGGGAAGACCACTTTCTGTCTGTATCGTTTTATAGCAGAATGATAGAcctaaaacagaaattttactgtcTAGCAGATATTAGAGAGGTAAAATGGGTGATTTGAGTTTACACCACTGCTATAGCCATAACTGTGGCTTTGATTCTTACTTCCACATTTATAatgcattatatttaatttagaatGCAACAGGAGAAGCTGAAATTCAAGATGGGTGGGATCAACCCATACTTCCTAATAAGTCTAGACAAGGAGGTATCTCTATTGGTATCGCAGATATGAAAGAAGCAAAAGGCTGACTCAGCTCATGTGGCTCCGCATATAACTGGGATATTAATTTTGGATAGATTGCTCCTTTAATTCCAAATTGTTGCCAGAAGCGCAGAAGTAAGCTATTGCCCACTAAACCCTGCAGAGACTTCACTTGTGGATCCTCTTTTGTTCCATTTATGggtcacagagaaaaaaaaaaaacagaaaaaaacatcatggTACATTGGTAAAGTCCAATATCAAACTCTTGTAACAAATTTACCTCTGCAAGGTTcaataaactcaaaaaaaaaaaaaaaaaaaacaactaataagCCCTTCAACCTGGTATGGTCAACTGTACGTAATCACAAGGGTACACAAGAGGAGAAAGAGAAAGTCTGAGATAAGTGAGCACTGTACAAAATGTGCagaattaaagagaaaatatgtgGGTAAGACAATATGaaattttataataatgtataaatatttttttatcattttaagtagaaaaataataatttatttatttaacatcaaAATCGAACATACAAGAACAAATTTAAACATATACCTGTAACATCTGATATAACTTCTGTATTTGGGCTTTTTCTAGCTCCTTTGCAGGAATTTCAGTTTCTTTTACATGTACATACTGATTATAAAGTgcctataaatgaaaaaaagcaatatgTAAATGTTCAGAGGCATACCTTCTTCTGTGTGATAACTGATGTCCTCCCAATTACCTTTAACTCCACAGGGTTTTGTGGGAATGATTTGTCAGACATCAGTAGTACATGTTGTCGGATCCACTGTGTAAGAGATTTAACTCTTTCCTGGTACTCCAGCCAGCGGGAATCCACTTCCTACAACAAGAAAGCAGTGCACATGTGTAAGCAGCCAAAAATTAAGTGCTGAGGCCTCAAAGTAACATCAAGGTGAAAGATTTGCAGGAAAACACAGAAAGCATTTATCATTTAGCTTTTAGGATTTTATACtattcagccaaaaaaaatgatttgctgctATTAGCTACACTAATCCGCAATGTAAAACCTCTAAGAtacattaataaagaaaaactgaaataaataaaaaataaaacttatgaCATCCCTCTTATTGTATGCTGCTTGTAAGcacttcagagcagggtcctctcctcctcctatgtcactgtgtgtgtgtgtctgtcagtcatttgcaacccctatttaatgtacagcgctgtgtaatatgttggcactatataaactgtttaataatatcaataatatgacATGAAAAGAACTTACAGTTGCGCTGATACCCTCTCCTCCTTCTGGGACTTTAGGAAAGGCATCGTATATAGAAGAGACATACGTGATCACAGACTTCTCATCTGGTGAATCGACATCCACATCTAAAAGAGAACATGGAAATGGATAACTAGTAGAACCAGCTTTTTTCAGGAAAGTTGCAGGCTTCTGCTACAGCTAAACATACCTTCAGCATCTAATAATCTAGTGACACCCAAGCTCTCAGCTATTTCAAATGCTTGCTCCAGGTTTTCTCGGTTACTCTGAATTTCTACTTTATGCATGTCTACCAGGTCTGGTCTGAAAGCAAGAACACACATTTTAGATCACTTCTTTACAGTGAGCAGACTATAGGAAAAAAAGTTGAACCTACCTATACCGGTGTATAATGGCATTGAACATTTTGCCATCACTCCAGCAGGAAGTAAAGTTGGTGCACTTTACCCCAACATATCCTGCCGTCACCTTCTGCGTCCATAGGAGCAGCTTCTCCTTGGCAGACATATCTCCTGATTCCCCGCTGACATAAATATCAGAAATCTGCAGACAGTGAGATCACATACTTAGTCAGTTCTATAACACTGCTCCTTCTCTCCTCACACTGCATAAATTAAAGTGCAAGGTTTCACACTAACTACATGCTCTTAATAtgtattggaaacattttaagCAAACCTGccccagaaattatttttctactgtatacttattataaaaaaaccttttaaagcaaattaattCAACAACTGATCTAAAGGAGTGCAAATAATGTCTGACAGTGCATGTCTGTGTACTGCTCCAGAATATTAAATGGCAATGTACAATGGCTATGTCAAACAGGAGGGTGCTCTGAAGAATCCCACCTTCTCCGACTGTGACAGGGGCTCACTGCAGTATCCGGAAGATGTAAGGTCAGGGCCCCAGGACTGTGTGCTGGGTATTGCTTTTGGAGTTTTAACCTTTCCTTGGAAAGACAATCCGAGATTATTGTCGGCACTAAAGAGGGTCCTGGTGCTGAAAGCATTTTCCAGAGCTCCTTCACTGACAGGAATCAGAACAGCTCTGCTATTACCGGCACAGTCAAACTCCACCACGGTGCTGATTGATCGCTGTTTGCGGTCTGCTGGGTTGTCCACTATGTGGGCTATAACTGTGGTTCCTGCCGGTGGAGATTCAGGAGTAGGTAAGGGAGTCAGTAGCTGAGCTCTGTGCACAATCCCATGCAATGTCTCTCTCACCTGAAGCACTCTCCCCCCTTCTTCCTCATCCTCATGTATAATGTGTGTGCTTCCTGCATTTTCAATAGGTGAAGGTGtattgctaaataaatcctggGCCTCTAGGTTTTGCACCTTCTGTGGACtcatttcattcttttcttctgcttgatcttttttcttcctcccaaAACGCCTTTTTTTCTTCCCAGACTGGGGCTCCTTCCCTGTCCCTGGTCTTAGCTCCTTCGGCTTCCGAACACAGCTGACAGAATTCCCCATGTCTCCAGTGCATTTATACAGCATTGACGATGCTGGCATTCAGAAAGAAACAGGGCTTGCACCTCACAGCATCACCTCCTGCTTGCAATGTAGATGTGTCCACACATTATCTTCTCTCATCCCAGCAACTGATGCATGCCTAAGACAGACATCTTACAGACTGAGACATCACCCTGCATCTCTCTGCAGTGTTCAGATCACAGGCACCTTACACCAAGCCCACAGCCGATTGGATATAGCGCTCTGTATTAGTGAGGTAGCTAAACCCCACCCAGCATGGGATGAAGAGGGGGAGAAATGGCTCGGAAGGGAGGGGAGTAAAGAGCATTGTGCAATAAAGCCAAAGATGCTACGTGAAGCTTATACAAAGAACCTCGGATGCACACACAAAAATTTAAAGTATGAAGAGTTTAAACCTATTATGATAGATAAGGAGTCAAAATTCATCACATTTATAGAGTATGTTCATGCCTTTCATAAGTATATAGTTTTTAActtaaatattttgaaatcatgaataaaaaaaaatagtggaataGCTTTACATGGAAAATCCTGTTTTGTTTCCTCACTTTTACTGACCTCCAGCATACAAATACAGAGTTATAAACACCATTCGGATCAGACTACcaaatattacattcaaaaaCCTTACCAAAGTCACACACCCAAATTATAGGATTACACACAGATGCCAATAAAATCGCCAGCATTAAATTGCATGCCTTATGTGAACGCCCCCATGCCTCAGCACATGCAAAGGATAGATTGGAGCTGGCACTGGTGCCAGTCACCAGAACTCTCGGTAAACACTGGTCAGTGAAGAACAATTTGCCTCTCATTTTTAGTGAACAGCTCAATTAACAAGTACACTGATTCACAAATTAGgacaaaatgaacatttgtttATTAGATTATATGTATGCAGACTTGTTCTGTCTGTGGAGAAccataaaaatcataaattacAAATAACTGGATTCTTAAATGATGTGATTACATCAAGGAGACAAGCATGCAAAAATCTAGGGAAAACAGTTTGGCAATTCCCTTTTGCTTCACAGCATAATTATCATCATCATACTTCCTATTTTCTatgcttcatctttttttaaacttattattGTGCAAACTGCaatagtatataataaaatgttcatgaGTAAGCAAAAGGATAAAACATTTTCCTACCAAGACCACAGAGGGCAACCCAAATCCTTAAATGTATACCGAAAAACTATTACTGTAACTTCTTACTGGGAAACAAAAAAACTCTACTTTCACACTTATTTATCCACATGTTTAACACTACACAGATCTGTGTGTGTCAGCCAACCACcccaaaataaatgaattttgcAGTAATATTTCCCAAAACACTAAAGTAAACTAACTCATCATATTATAATGGACATACAagtaaaatacaattaataaaggTTGCAGAAAATTATgaatctttactttttaataatccAAATAACTTTAGCACTGAGTGTATTTCTTTCCATAAACTAACACTCCAGCACCTCACCTAAAGCTAACTGCCAAAAGGAGTGGTAACGTGTATATACAGTACACCTCATGCCATATTAGACAGATtgtgttttctttgttatttaaggctcaaaacacaactaaaaagacatttttggatcaaaagcttaaaaattttgtttaaaaaatctttcAAGATGTTTACAACCTAAGATATAATATTCAGATATTAGTTCACTGTACtacaataacatatataaaaagcctaataaagtaataaaaaataaatttttttacaataaatagaatTGATCTAAAATAACATTGTGAAAAAGGCATCTTTCAAAGACAATGCATGCTTAGTCAAACATTTTTCCTGACCCCAGCAATATATCATAGAATGAATCTGTGACCTTCAGTAACCTATGAGTATGAGAAAAAAACTAACGGGGCAGAGAACATTATAAACAGCAGCAGTAAATCTACTTtgctaagaaaagaaaaataaaaaaaacacacagaaaaggtCACCAttcctttttaatgcaaattCCAAGCAGGTTTTTATTTACCAAGATTCCTAAATCTAACCAGTCAATCAAACATATGTATTGGCAGGAAGAGTGGAAGCCAGGCAAATTCAGCCCCAACATCACACCACTCCATGCAAATGTCCTTTTGATTAATGTTGTGTTGcactaactttgttttttttttttttgtttttttttttttacaatatttatttttatgcctaGGGCTATACAGATACCACTGACCAGGCACACAATGAATTTAATGAATCCAAAAAGTTATAGCTGACACCACTTTTCTACTGGTGTCTAAAGCAGCTCCTCCATTAAACCAGCGGACAGCTTGAATTCTGCATTTAGGTATCACGCCCAAAGCTTTTATCTAGTTCTGGATAGATTAGAGAAGGTTCAGAACCCAACTACAATCGagcatttcctttcatttttactTCACATCGGGTAGAAACATCATACTGTTTATATTTCAGCAAACACTGTTTTTATTAAATCCTAATTTTACAAACATAGAAGCTTGCtcagaataaaataataggaaCAATCTACATACTTTGACAATTTTCCTACCTGGAAGTGAAGGATTATGGTCCAAATCAACCCAAGGGTGAGTTTTGGGTTCCCGTCAGTGATATCATCATTCCGGATATTGACCAATTTCACCTATACACAAACATGTAGAACTGTGTCATCATCTACAAGGTATTAGTTAAATGTTAACTTATTTTATGTTGAACTCTATGATATTTAGGCAGAGACAAATTTTCTTTGCCACAATCTTAGctatatacatttgaaaaatgtgcaTGCCTTGAAGCATAGAAATACATAATCCCGTTGCTGTTTACAACTGTTAAAATATGCTGTGCAGGGGCTGCAGGAGAGCTCATAGATTTCTACAGTGTTCTCCCATCGCCCTTTTTAGCCGAGAGCACAACCCTTGCACTTTTTAGTAATCACTGGGCTGTGATCaatgaaaagttaggtcacaatacaggggggccctacagcttcttcacacccagcataaaaaaaaaaatcaggagagaACACTGATTTATGACTGCTGGATTAAGGTTCATTGGCAGAAAATCCCTAGAGATTCTTCCTAGATGATTCCTAATAATATGTCAGAGCCCCcctatatgttaaaaataattgctgGCCTGACAGGgatttatttaaataagtttGTACAGAAATGGAGGATGATAAATGTTGTGGAAAAGGCACCCTAATAGATAGTCAATATCTGGAGGTTACTTCCATCTAACACTCACACTTCTATTAGCTCAAAAGAAAAATGGCTGCTAAAGGGGCAAACAGGTTGCTAAAGAAACTGGAATTCTGAAATGGGGAATAATGTTTCACAAGTTAGCATGTACCTGTTTTTCTAGCTGTTTTAAAGGGacaggatgaaaaaaacattgctttaagTTGGACAGAAACAGttagtgtcaaaaaaaaaaaaaaaaaaaagagatacataCAAAAGCAATGGTGCCTTATTTGTGAGAGCAAAGCAAACATATAAGCACATCACTCATCACAATACCTGACGCTGCTTAAGGAAATCCAGTGCAATCTGTACATTCTGAAGGCGGTGGAATCGCATCCTTCCCTTCTCTCTGGGCTGCAAGGAaaggtaaagttatttttttttcaggaattagGGCAAGGAAAATTAAGATATTCCTAAATACCCTGAAAACTGAGCATCAACCATTTTAGAAAAGGTTAAAGGGCAAAAAAGTTGGAAATGTGATGGAAAAATGATAGAATATGAGGGATCTGCAAAGTACAGAcagtaacaaaaacacaaaaaagataaagaagaaaaaagataaataaataaataaaaaaagtcagaatgaCTTAAAAATAGATGGAAAAAGTTAGGAACAATGgttgtgtataaaaaatatttaaaaaaaaacacacacaagatAAAGAGGTGGAGAATAGAGTAGTGACAAGTAAAAGAACTATGAAGTAATGAatagtaggaaaaaaataatgatttatggaTTAAGTGACAGCTCACAACGCTTGTCTCCCCCTCTACAAAGTTATACGTTTTTTGTAATTCACCCCGTGCAGTGACTGAAAGAAGGAGGTGATGTGCACAAGCACATGTGATTACATGTACATGTTAAGAGAGTGCCCTTCATGCGCATGCTCAAATCACACAGCACACATCCACCTCCCACAATGCTCTTGTGTTGTGCCCAAAGGCAGATGGCCCAGTGCAGGAATCTCTTCTCACACTGGGTTATCTGACAAAGTGACAGCTCTAGTGACATACAGCATCATCAGGGTTGTCCTCTGAATCCTCTCCCATCAATAGGCGGCGAGATGGTTTACGGGTGAGTCGAAGGCTCCGGGGAGCCTCAGGGTCCTTGTTCTGATGGACATGGCAATGAGACTGTGAGGACAAGGAGTGACTCAATGGAAAAGTAAATAGGTGAAGTAAACAACAGATACTTACTAATCTAACACCAGAAAGAACTTCCAAAAGTGAGATAAGATTGTGTCCATCCCGAAGATCTTCGTAAAGATCATTGATGTGCTTTCGAACCTGTCAAAAAGCACAATATTAGTGAAATTGTCTATACAATTCACACAAACTGTTTTAAAATCATAGACACATACGCACAAGGTTAAAAGGTTTAATAAAGATTGGTAAACTTTGTTTCTACTTGATGCATTCAGTACTAGGGTTCAGTTTTACTATTGATCGAACTTCCCTGGCATTATCAGCTATCTCTAAGAACTACATTGCTTACTTAAAATTTTGCTGGTGCCATATTCCTGTAAAATTCTTTGGTTGTTCTCACCATATCATCAAACTATGCAATCCCCACTGGAGAGATTCACCCTAACCAACTTTAAGGCACTATAATATCCTGGAAATGATGGAACAATTCTGAGGTGGATATAcctttagaaactgcagcaaaagtAGTTTGGTAAAGAGTGATGAAAGTTTAGAACATATGTTAGGTACTTTTTACTCTTTATTGTATACTGTCTAGGTTGTATTTGCTCTTTCTTTTCTTGTACTTATGTCAGTCAGAAAGGAAGtgaaagaaatctccccaattaATTTCACAGAATCTTTCCAAAAGATCAAACTTTTTACCCACACTGTTGAAAACTAGAGTTCAGTGTATCCACATCCAGATTGGGATAGGATGCAGAGGGATTAAAACACATGtctgtttttcattaataaatagtaaaaaaataattaaataaataaaaaacacagcaccCATGATTTTTTTGAATATCCCTTTACATTGGTTCCATACCAACCGACACAGTATTTCGAAGCATAATGGTGCCTTTTGTCAAAGCAACAAATAGAAGGTTCTGTTTATTGCCTTGACAAATGAGACCACTGTGCCCCACTGTTTTGGTTCGTATGGAACTGTAAAGGGATCTTTAAAGAACAGTGAGTGTTAGTGGAGATAGTACATGGATGATGGATGAACAGTCACCTtctctggtgaccattgtctaaACTGTCATTAAAACAGGAATAGAAGGTAAATCTTCTGATGGAGGCATGTGAGAgaggttttcctttattttggagagatttaattttACTCacaatggaaaatgcaaattttcTTAAATGGATcacagataggaaaaaaaaaaactttttattaaaggttttaacATTATCTTcattattcaaaatatattttaaaaaaatagatatacttTGTATACACTAGAATAGCACAGGCAGTTTTCAATATACAACTAAAACTGCATGCTTTGGAACACACTGAATTTTATTTGGTAAAGACCATGACAATTGTAACTTGCAAGATCACACACAAGTAATTTGTATCCCTTCTAGTTTTCTATAACAGACATTCTTTTAGAGAATTGTGATTTTTTATGTGCATACTGCTCACCCCACACATACCTTTTTACCCTAAAAATGTACCCAAATCCAAGAACATAAATGAATTACTGTATCTATACTGTATCCATGGATGAGCAGCATTGCACTATAGCGCAGAAAGTCAGGACTATAAAACAGCTCCCCTTTCTTCACACTGCATAACAGAGGAGGACTGATAAAACTGCTTGAGATGACTGCTCAGTGCACTAGACAGGCAATCACCTGAATATAATGTGCTCATAAAAGTGTACAGTCGCAGGACAGCCCTAATGACTGGGTCATACAATAACCTAAGCAGTTTAGGTCCTAAATTATTATCTCCCAACAAGTAACAAGActttcatttatgtattctttGGACTGTTATAATTGAGCTCTCTTTTTTCTGCATGatacaaaaactttttggaaagtAAATTTAGGGTACTACCTAAAGAAAAGTGAGTGGGTATAACAATACTCCAATAATTTAGGCAGTAAAcaataaatgatacaaataattTACCTTGATGAGATGTTTATTGACCCACTTGGTGAATGTTTTCTTCTGCACTCTGTCACGTTCATCTAAAAAGAAACAAGGAAGAAAGAATAAAC is a genomic window containing:
- the LOC140335326 gene encoding uncharacterized protein translates to MPASSMLYKCTGDMGNSVSCVRKPKELRPGTGKEPQSGKKKRRFGRKKKDQAEEKNEMSPQKVQNLEAQDLFSNTPSPIENAGSTHIIHEDEEEGGRVLQVRETLHGIVHRAQLLTPLPTPESPPAGTTVIAHIVDNPADRKQRSISTVVEFDCAGNSRAVLIPVSEGALENAFSTRTLFSADNNLGLSFQGKVKTPKAIPSTQSWGPDLTSSGYCSEPLSQSEKVGFFRAPSCLT